One window from the genome of Megalobrama amblycephala isolate DHTTF-2021 linkage group LG4, ASM1881202v1, whole genome shotgun sequence encodes:
- the stag2a gene encoding cohesin subunit SA-2a isoform X1: MIAAQDLQADFYQEGHSRLSDTDLEDLEGRNGKPGKGKKGKKTLGEKLKGSEVRGRVNGHHQENDMENLSLFDIVKLGKSATQSVVDDWIESYKTDRDSALLELINFFIHCSGCKGAVSFEMFRHMQNSEIIRKMTEEFDEDSGDYPLAMAGPVWKKFKLSLCEFISVLVRQCQYSIIYDEYMMDTIISLLTGLSDSQVRAFRHTSTLAAMKLMTALVNVALNLSINLDNTQRQYETERNKSIGKRANERLEFLLQKRKELQENQDEIENMMNAIFKGVFIHRYRDVIAEIRVVCIEEIGMWMKMYSEAFLNDSYLKYVGWTMYDKQGEVRLKCLTALQGLYYSRELNARLELFTSRFKDRIVSMTLDKEYDVAVQAIKLLTLVLQSSDEVLTAEDCESVYHLVYSAHRPVAVAAGEFLYKKLFSHHGPEDEGRPRRGRQCLNANLIRTTVLFFLESELHEHGAYLVDSLWDCASELLKDWESMISLLLDEPFPGEEALSDAQETALIEIMLCAVRQTCECHPPIGRGSGRRVLTAKEKKTQLDDRTKITETFAVALPLLLAKYSMEPEKVTNLLQFPQYFDLEIYTTGRLEKHLDALLRQVRDVVEKHTDTDVLEACSVTFHALCNEEFTIYNRVDIVRSQMLDEQIDKFHRLLEDVLQEGEEPDEDDAYQVLSTLKRITAFHNAHDLTKWDLFTSNYRLLNSGLQNGDMPEQIVAHALQCTHYVILWHLAKVSEGNKDDMVLLRRQVRAFCLMCQRYLNSISTTVKEQAFTILCDTLLIFSYQIVASGREALEPLVFTPDASLESELLNFILDHVFVDQDEDSSTDDEAGKIEALHRRRNLLAAFCKLIIYNVVDMKTGADVFKQYMRYYNDYGDIIKETMSKARQIDKIQCAKTLILSLQQLFNEMLSDLGCNFDRSASAFCGIKELARRFSLTFGLDQLKTREAIAMLHKDGIEFAFKEPSPQGEGGPPLNLPFLDILSEFSSKLLRQDKKTVHLYLERFMTFQMALQRDDCWLPLISYRNSLQAGADDDTMSVISGMSSRSSARSRRSKPPAANKRKLPEEESSCSSSDVSAWVNRELSGPHTPVMMSSPHIVSTVLRDAKKLRPEQGYMGVYSMSNETQHTPLQQPHQQMDYNSQVAWMIAQKQQQDRASLQYSKMRGHIQHTIRRGSGLMEDDEEPIVEDVMMSSEERLDDLNEGMDFDTMDIDLPPSKNRRERSELKPDYFDPASIMDDSVLNVSMF, from the exons ATGATAGCAGCTCAGGACCTTCAAGCAGACTTTTACCA GGAAGGACACTCTCGGCTCTCGGACACCGATCTTGAAGATCTTGAGGGTCGTAATGGCAAACCTGGAAAAGGAAAG AAGGGGAAGAAGACCCTTGGAGAGAAGTTGAAGGGGTCAGAGGTGAGAGGTCGGGTAAATGGCCACCATCAGGAGAATGACATGGAGAATCTCAGTTTGTTCGATATTGTCAAATTGGGCAAGAGTGCCACACAG TCAGTGGTGGATGATTGGATTGAATCCTATAAGACCGACAGAGACTCTGCCCTGTTGGAACTCATCAACTTCTTCATCCACTGCTCTGGTTGTaaag GTGCTGTGAGCTTCGAGATGTTCCGGCACATGCAGAATTCTGAGATCATCAGGAAAATGACGGAAGAGTTTGATGAG GACAGTGGCGATTACCCACTGGCTATGGCGGGTCCTGTGTGGAAGAAATTTAAATTAAGCTTGTGTGAGTTCATCTCGGTCCTGGTCCGACAGTGCCAGTACAGCATCATCTATGATGAGTACATGATGGACACGATCATCTCTCTCCTCACCGGCCTGTCCGACTCACAGGTCAGAGCGTTCAGACACACCAGCACCCTGGCAG CGATGAAACTGATGACTGCTTTGGTGAATGTTGCTCTGAATTTGAGCATCAATTTGGACAACACACAACGACAATACGAGACAGAACGCAACAAGAGCATCGGGAAACGAGCCAATGAACGTCTGGAGTTCCTGCTGCAGAAACGCAAAGAg CTCCAGGAAAACCAGGATGAGATTGAGAACATGATGAATGCCATTTTTAAAGGAGTATTCATTCATAGATACAG GGATGTGATTGCTGAGATCAGGGTCGTTTGCATTGAGGAGATTGGTATGTGGATGAAGATGTACAGTGAGGCTTTTCTTAATGACAGCTACCTGAAGTACGTGGGATGGACCATGTATGATAAG CAAGGTGAGGTCCGTCTGAAGTGTCTTACAGCTCTTCAGGGTTTATATTATAGCAGAGAACTCAACGCCAGGCTGGAACTCTTCACAAGCCGTTTTAAG GATCGAATTGTGTCCATGACTCTGGATAAGGAATATGATGTTGCTGTTCAGGCCATTAAGCTGCTGACGCTGGTTCTGCA AAGTAGTGATGAGGTCTTGACTGCTGAAGACTGTGAGAGCGTCTATCACTTGGTTTACTCCGCCCACCGACCAGTTGCCGTGGCAGCGGGGGAGTTTCTCTACAAAAA GTTGTTCAGTCATCATGGTCCAGAGGATGAGGGGCGGCCCAGGAGAGGCAGACAGTGCTTGAATGCTAACCTCATCAGAACAACTGTCTTGTTCTTTCTGGAAAGTGAG ctTCATGAGCATGGTGCCTATCTGGTGGACAGCTTGTGGGACTGTGCGTCAGAGCTGCTGAAGGACTGGGAGAGTATGATCAGCCTGTTGCTGGATGAACCGTTCCCCGGAGAGGAAG cTCTCAGTGATGCTCAGGAAACTGCTCTGATTGAGATCATGCTCTGTGCTGTCAGACAGACTTGTGAGTGTCACCCACCCATCGGACGAGGCTCTGGCAGAAGG GTTCTGACAgctaaagaaaagaaaacccaGCTGGATGATCGAACAAAGATCACAGAAACATTTGCTGTGGCTTTGCCTCTGTTATTGGCTAAA tatTCAATGGAGCCAGAGAAGGTCACTAATTTGTTGCAGTTTCCTCAGTATTTTGATTTGGAGATCTATACAACTGGTCGGCTGGAGAAG CATCTGGATGCTCTGCTGCGTCAGGTCCGTGATGTGGTGGAGAAGCACACAGACACCGATGTATTAGAGGCATGTTCTGTGACATTCCATGCACTGTGCAATGAGGAATTCACCATCTATAACCGTGTAGATATTGTCCGCAGCCAGATGCTTGATGAACAGATTGACAAGTTCCACCGCTTGCTAGAAGATGTCCTGCAGGAG GGGGAGGAGCCTGATGAAGATGACGCCTATCAAGTTTTGTCAACGCTCAAAAGAATCACAGCCTTCCACAA TGCCCATGACCTTACTAAATGGGACCTTTTCACCAGCAACTATAGACTTTTGAACTCTGGCCTGCAAAACGGGGATATGCCTGAGCAG atcGTGGCTCATGCACTCCAGTGCACTCACTATGTCATACTCTGGCACTTGGCTAAAGTCTCAGAGGGCAATAAG GATGATATGGTGCTGTTGAGGAGGCAGGTGAGAGCCTTCTGTCTGATGTGTCAGAGGTACCTGAACAGCATCAGCACCACTGTCAAAGAACAG GCCTTCACCATTCTTTGCGATACGCTCCTAATCTTCAGTTATCAGATTGTGGCGTCGGGGCGGGAAGCTTTAGAGCCCCTGGTGTTTACTCCAGATGCATCTTTAGAGAGCGAACTACTCAACTTCATCCTCGATCACGTGTTTGTTGACCAGGACGAGGACAGCAGTACAG ACGATGAGGCCGGTAAGATTGAGGCGCTCCACAGACGCAGGAATTTACTGGCCGCCTTCTGTAAATTGATCATCTACAATGTGGTGGACATGAAGACAGGAGCAGATGTCTTTAAACAGTACATGAGA TACTATAATGATTATGGTGACATCATTAAGGAGACCATGAGTAAGGCTCGTCAGATCGACAAGATTCAGTGTGCCAAGACTCTGATCCTCAGCCTGCAGCAG cTGTTTAATGAGATGCTGAGTGATCTAGGCTGTAACTTTGATCGTTCCGCATCTGCATTCTGTGGGATTAAAGAACTGGCCCGACGCTTCTCGCTCACATTTGGACTCGATCAGCTCAAAACCAGAGAGGCCATTGCAATGCTCCACAA gGATGGAATagaatttgcatttaaagaacCCAGTCCACAGGGAGAAGGCGGCCCTCCTCTCAACCTTCCATTCCTTGACATCCTCAGTGAGTTTTCCTCCAAACTACTGAGGCAGGACAAGAAGACTGT GCACCTGTATCTAGAGCGGTTTATGACCTTTCAAATGGCCCTGCAGAGGGACGATTGCTGGTTGCCGCTCATCTCCTACCGGAACTCCCTGCAAGCGGGCGCTGATGATGATACAATGTCTGTCATCAGCGGCATGAGCAGCAGGAGCTCCGCCCGCAGTCGCAGGAGCAAACCACCTGCCGCCAACAAGAGAAAACTGCCCGAGG AGGAGAGTAGCTGCAGCAGCAGTGACGTGAGCGCGTGGGTCAACCGAGAGCTGAGTGGCCCACACACTCCTgtaatgatgtcatcaccccacatTGTCTCCACTGTCCTGCGGGACGCAAAGAAGCTCCGCCCAGAGCAGGGGTACATGGGAGTTTACAGCATGAGCAATGAAACGCAACACACACCCCTGCAGCAGCCGCACCAACAAATGGACTACaa TTCTCAGGTCGCGTGGATGATAGCccaaaaacagcagcaggatAGAGCAAGCCTGCAGTACAGCAAGATGAGAGGCCACATTCAGCACACCAT TCGCCGTGGCAGCGGACTGATGGAAGATGATGAGGAGCCAATTGTAGAGGATGTGATGATGTCATCAGAAGAACGACTGGATGACCTTAATGAGGGCATGGACTTCGACACCATGGACATTGATCTG CCTCCATCCAAAAACCGCAGGGAGAGATCAGAGCTGAAACCAGACTACTTCGACCCTGCCTCCATTATGGACGACTCG GTTCTTAATGTCTCCATGTTCTGA
- the stag2a gene encoding cohesin subunit SA-2a isoform X2 — MIAAQDLQADFYQEGHSRLSDTDLEDLEGRNGKPGKGKGKKTLGEKLKGSEVRGRVNGHHQENDMENLSLFDIVKLGKSATQSVVDDWIESYKTDRDSALLELINFFIHCSGCKGAVSFEMFRHMQNSEIIRKMTEEFDEDSGDYPLAMAGPVWKKFKLSLCEFISVLVRQCQYSIIYDEYMMDTIISLLTGLSDSQVRAFRHTSTLAAMKLMTALVNVALNLSINLDNTQRQYETERNKSIGKRANERLEFLLQKRKELQENQDEIENMMNAIFKGVFIHRYRDVIAEIRVVCIEEIGMWMKMYSEAFLNDSYLKYVGWTMYDKQGEVRLKCLTALQGLYYSRELNARLELFTSRFKDRIVSMTLDKEYDVAVQAIKLLTLVLQSSDEVLTAEDCESVYHLVYSAHRPVAVAAGEFLYKKLFSHHGPEDEGRPRRGRQCLNANLIRTTVLFFLESELHEHGAYLVDSLWDCASELLKDWESMISLLLDEPFPGEEALSDAQETALIEIMLCAVRQTCECHPPIGRGSGRRVLTAKEKKTQLDDRTKITETFAVALPLLLAKYSMEPEKVTNLLQFPQYFDLEIYTTGRLEKHLDALLRQVRDVVEKHTDTDVLEACSVTFHALCNEEFTIYNRVDIVRSQMLDEQIDKFHRLLEDVLQEGEEPDEDDAYQVLSTLKRITAFHNAHDLTKWDLFTSNYRLLNSGLQNGDMPEQIVAHALQCTHYVILWHLAKVSEGNKDDMVLLRRQVRAFCLMCQRYLNSISTTVKEQAFTILCDTLLIFSYQIVASGREALEPLVFTPDASLESELLNFILDHVFVDQDEDSSTDDEAGKIEALHRRRNLLAAFCKLIIYNVVDMKTGADVFKQYMRYYNDYGDIIKETMSKARQIDKIQCAKTLILSLQQLFNEMLSDLGCNFDRSASAFCGIKELARRFSLTFGLDQLKTREAIAMLHKDGIEFAFKEPSPQGEGGPPLNLPFLDILSEFSSKLLRQDKKTVHLYLERFMTFQMALQRDDCWLPLISYRNSLQAGADDDTMSVISGMSSRSSARSRRSKPPAANKRKLPEEESSCSSSDVSAWVNRELSGPHTPVMMSSPHIVSTVLRDAKKLRPEQGYMGVYSMSNETQHTPLQQPHQQMDYNSQVAWMIAQKQQQDRASLQYSKMRGHIQHTIRRGSGLMEDDEEPIVEDVMMSSEERLDDLNEGMDFDTMDIDLPPSKNRRERSELKPDYFDPASIMDDSVLNVSMF; from the exons ATGATAGCAGCTCAGGACCTTCAAGCAGACTTTTACCA GGAAGGACACTCTCGGCTCTCGGACACCGATCTTGAAGATCTTGAGGGTCGTAATGGCAAACCTGGAAAAGGAAAG GGGAAGAAGACCCTTGGAGAGAAGTTGAAGGGGTCAGAGGTGAGAGGTCGGGTAAATGGCCACCATCAGGAGAATGACATGGAGAATCTCAGTTTGTTCGATATTGTCAAATTGGGCAAGAGTGCCACACAG TCAGTGGTGGATGATTGGATTGAATCCTATAAGACCGACAGAGACTCTGCCCTGTTGGAACTCATCAACTTCTTCATCCACTGCTCTGGTTGTaaag GTGCTGTGAGCTTCGAGATGTTCCGGCACATGCAGAATTCTGAGATCATCAGGAAAATGACGGAAGAGTTTGATGAG GACAGTGGCGATTACCCACTGGCTATGGCGGGTCCTGTGTGGAAGAAATTTAAATTAAGCTTGTGTGAGTTCATCTCGGTCCTGGTCCGACAGTGCCAGTACAGCATCATCTATGATGAGTACATGATGGACACGATCATCTCTCTCCTCACCGGCCTGTCCGACTCACAGGTCAGAGCGTTCAGACACACCAGCACCCTGGCAG CGATGAAACTGATGACTGCTTTGGTGAATGTTGCTCTGAATTTGAGCATCAATTTGGACAACACACAACGACAATACGAGACAGAACGCAACAAGAGCATCGGGAAACGAGCCAATGAACGTCTGGAGTTCCTGCTGCAGAAACGCAAAGAg CTCCAGGAAAACCAGGATGAGATTGAGAACATGATGAATGCCATTTTTAAAGGAGTATTCATTCATAGATACAG GGATGTGATTGCTGAGATCAGGGTCGTTTGCATTGAGGAGATTGGTATGTGGATGAAGATGTACAGTGAGGCTTTTCTTAATGACAGCTACCTGAAGTACGTGGGATGGACCATGTATGATAAG CAAGGTGAGGTCCGTCTGAAGTGTCTTACAGCTCTTCAGGGTTTATATTATAGCAGAGAACTCAACGCCAGGCTGGAACTCTTCACAAGCCGTTTTAAG GATCGAATTGTGTCCATGACTCTGGATAAGGAATATGATGTTGCTGTTCAGGCCATTAAGCTGCTGACGCTGGTTCTGCA AAGTAGTGATGAGGTCTTGACTGCTGAAGACTGTGAGAGCGTCTATCACTTGGTTTACTCCGCCCACCGACCAGTTGCCGTGGCAGCGGGGGAGTTTCTCTACAAAAA GTTGTTCAGTCATCATGGTCCAGAGGATGAGGGGCGGCCCAGGAGAGGCAGACAGTGCTTGAATGCTAACCTCATCAGAACAACTGTCTTGTTCTTTCTGGAAAGTGAG ctTCATGAGCATGGTGCCTATCTGGTGGACAGCTTGTGGGACTGTGCGTCAGAGCTGCTGAAGGACTGGGAGAGTATGATCAGCCTGTTGCTGGATGAACCGTTCCCCGGAGAGGAAG cTCTCAGTGATGCTCAGGAAACTGCTCTGATTGAGATCATGCTCTGTGCTGTCAGACAGACTTGTGAGTGTCACCCACCCATCGGACGAGGCTCTGGCAGAAGG GTTCTGACAgctaaagaaaagaaaacccaGCTGGATGATCGAACAAAGATCACAGAAACATTTGCTGTGGCTTTGCCTCTGTTATTGGCTAAA tatTCAATGGAGCCAGAGAAGGTCACTAATTTGTTGCAGTTTCCTCAGTATTTTGATTTGGAGATCTATACAACTGGTCGGCTGGAGAAG CATCTGGATGCTCTGCTGCGTCAGGTCCGTGATGTGGTGGAGAAGCACACAGACACCGATGTATTAGAGGCATGTTCTGTGACATTCCATGCACTGTGCAATGAGGAATTCACCATCTATAACCGTGTAGATATTGTCCGCAGCCAGATGCTTGATGAACAGATTGACAAGTTCCACCGCTTGCTAGAAGATGTCCTGCAGGAG GGGGAGGAGCCTGATGAAGATGACGCCTATCAAGTTTTGTCAACGCTCAAAAGAATCACAGCCTTCCACAA TGCCCATGACCTTACTAAATGGGACCTTTTCACCAGCAACTATAGACTTTTGAACTCTGGCCTGCAAAACGGGGATATGCCTGAGCAG atcGTGGCTCATGCACTCCAGTGCACTCACTATGTCATACTCTGGCACTTGGCTAAAGTCTCAGAGGGCAATAAG GATGATATGGTGCTGTTGAGGAGGCAGGTGAGAGCCTTCTGTCTGATGTGTCAGAGGTACCTGAACAGCATCAGCACCACTGTCAAAGAACAG GCCTTCACCATTCTTTGCGATACGCTCCTAATCTTCAGTTATCAGATTGTGGCGTCGGGGCGGGAAGCTTTAGAGCCCCTGGTGTTTACTCCAGATGCATCTTTAGAGAGCGAACTACTCAACTTCATCCTCGATCACGTGTTTGTTGACCAGGACGAGGACAGCAGTACAG ACGATGAGGCCGGTAAGATTGAGGCGCTCCACAGACGCAGGAATTTACTGGCCGCCTTCTGTAAATTGATCATCTACAATGTGGTGGACATGAAGACAGGAGCAGATGTCTTTAAACAGTACATGAGA TACTATAATGATTATGGTGACATCATTAAGGAGACCATGAGTAAGGCTCGTCAGATCGACAAGATTCAGTGTGCCAAGACTCTGATCCTCAGCCTGCAGCAG cTGTTTAATGAGATGCTGAGTGATCTAGGCTGTAACTTTGATCGTTCCGCATCTGCATTCTGTGGGATTAAAGAACTGGCCCGACGCTTCTCGCTCACATTTGGACTCGATCAGCTCAAAACCAGAGAGGCCATTGCAATGCTCCACAA gGATGGAATagaatttgcatttaaagaacCCAGTCCACAGGGAGAAGGCGGCCCTCCTCTCAACCTTCCATTCCTTGACATCCTCAGTGAGTTTTCCTCCAAACTACTGAGGCAGGACAAGAAGACTGT GCACCTGTATCTAGAGCGGTTTATGACCTTTCAAATGGCCCTGCAGAGGGACGATTGCTGGTTGCCGCTCATCTCCTACCGGAACTCCCTGCAAGCGGGCGCTGATGATGATACAATGTCTGTCATCAGCGGCATGAGCAGCAGGAGCTCCGCCCGCAGTCGCAGGAGCAAACCACCTGCCGCCAACAAGAGAAAACTGCCCGAGG AGGAGAGTAGCTGCAGCAGCAGTGACGTGAGCGCGTGGGTCAACCGAGAGCTGAGTGGCCCACACACTCCTgtaatgatgtcatcaccccacatTGTCTCCACTGTCCTGCGGGACGCAAAGAAGCTCCGCCCAGAGCAGGGGTACATGGGAGTTTACAGCATGAGCAATGAAACGCAACACACACCCCTGCAGCAGCCGCACCAACAAATGGACTACaa TTCTCAGGTCGCGTGGATGATAGCccaaaaacagcagcaggatAGAGCAAGCCTGCAGTACAGCAAGATGAGAGGCCACATTCAGCACACCAT TCGCCGTGGCAGCGGACTGATGGAAGATGATGAGGAGCCAATTGTAGAGGATGTGATGATGTCATCAGAAGAACGACTGGATGACCTTAATGAGGGCATGGACTTCGACACCATGGACATTGATCTG CCTCCATCCAAAAACCGCAGGGAGAGATCAGAGCTGAAACCAGACTACTTCGACCCTGCCTCCATTATGGACGACTCG GTTCTTAATGTCTCCATGTTCTGA
- the stag2a gene encoding cohesin subunit SA-2a isoform X3 yields the protein MFRHMQNSEIIRKMTEEFDEDSGDYPLAMAGPVWKKFKLSLCEFISVLVRQCQYSIIYDEYMMDTIISLLTGLSDSQVRAFRHTSTLAAMKLMTALVNVALNLSINLDNTQRQYETERNKSIGKRANERLEFLLQKRKELQENQDEIENMMNAIFKGVFIHRYRDVIAEIRVVCIEEIGMWMKMYSEAFLNDSYLKYVGWTMYDKQGEVRLKCLTALQGLYYSRELNARLELFTSRFKDRIVSMTLDKEYDVAVQAIKLLTLVLQSSDEVLTAEDCESVYHLVYSAHRPVAVAAGEFLYKKLFSHHGPEDEGRPRRGRQCLNANLIRTTVLFFLESELHEHGAYLVDSLWDCASELLKDWESMISLLLDEPFPGEEALSDAQETALIEIMLCAVRQTCECHPPIGRGSGRRVLTAKEKKTQLDDRTKITETFAVALPLLLAKYSMEPEKVTNLLQFPQYFDLEIYTTGRLEKHLDALLRQVRDVVEKHTDTDVLEACSVTFHALCNEEFTIYNRVDIVRSQMLDEQIDKFHRLLEDVLQEGEEPDEDDAYQVLSTLKRITAFHNAHDLTKWDLFTSNYRLLNSGLQNGDMPEQIVAHALQCTHYVILWHLAKVSEGNKDDMVLLRRQVRAFCLMCQRYLNSISTTVKEQAFTILCDTLLIFSYQIVASGREALEPLVFTPDASLESELLNFILDHVFVDQDEDSSTDDEAGKIEALHRRRNLLAAFCKLIIYNVVDMKTGADVFKQYMRYYNDYGDIIKETMSKARQIDKIQCAKTLILSLQQLFNEMLSDLGCNFDRSASAFCGIKELARRFSLTFGLDQLKTREAIAMLHKDGIEFAFKEPSPQGEGGPPLNLPFLDILSEFSSKLLRQDKKTVHLYLERFMTFQMALQRDDCWLPLISYRNSLQAGADDDTMSVISGMSSRSSARSRRSKPPAANKRKLPEEESSCSSSDVSAWVNRELSGPHTPVMMSSPHIVSTVLRDAKKLRPEQGYMGVYSMSNETQHTPLQQPHQQMDYNSQVAWMIAQKQQQDRASLQYSKMRGHIQHTIRRGSGLMEDDEEPIVEDVMMSSEERLDDLNEGMDFDTMDIDLPPSKNRRERSELKPDYFDPASIMDDSVLNVSMF from the exons ATGTTCCGGCACATGCAGAATTCTGAGATCATCAGGAAAATGACGGAAGAGTTTGATGAG GACAGTGGCGATTACCCACTGGCTATGGCGGGTCCTGTGTGGAAGAAATTTAAATTAAGCTTGTGTGAGTTCATCTCGGTCCTGGTCCGACAGTGCCAGTACAGCATCATCTATGATGAGTACATGATGGACACGATCATCTCTCTCCTCACCGGCCTGTCCGACTCACAGGTCAGAGCGTTCAGACACACCAGCACCCTGGCAG CGATGAAACTGATGACTGCTTTGGTGAATGTTGCTCTGAATTTGAGCATCAATTTGGACAACACACAACGACAATACGAGACAGAACGCAACAAGAGCATCGGGAAACGAGCCAATGAACGTCTGGAGTTCCTGCTGCAGAAACGCAAAGAg CTCCAGGAAAACCAGGATGAGATTGAGAACATGATGAATGCCATTTTTAAAGGAGTATTCATTCATAGATACAG GGATGTGATTGCTGAGATCAGGGTCGTTTGCATTGAGGAGATTGGTATGTGGATGAAGATGTACAGTGAGGCTTTTCTTAATGACAGCTACCTGAAGTACGTGGGATGGACCATGTATGATAAG CAAGGTGAGGTCCGTCTGAAGTGTCTTACAGCTCTTCAGGGTTTATATTATAGCAGAGAACTCAACGCCAGGCTGGAACTCTTCACAAGCCGTTTTAAG GATCGAATTGTGTCCATGACTCTGGATAAGGAATATGATGTTGCTGTTCAGGCCATTAAGCTGCTGACGCTGGTTCTGCA AAGTAGTGATGAGGTCTTGACTGCTGAAGACTGTGAGAGCGTCTATCACTTGGTTTACTCCGCCCACCGACCAGTTGCCGTGGCAGCGGGGGAGTTTCTCTACAAAAA GTTGTTCAGTCATCATGGTCCAGAGGATGAGGGGCGGCCCAGGAGAGGCAGACAGTGCTTGAATGCTAACCTCATCAGAACAACTGTCTTGTTCTTTCTGGAAAGTGAG ctTCATGAGCATGGTGCCTATCTGGTGGACAGCTTGTGGGACTGTGCGTCAGAGCTGCTGAAGGACTGGGAGAGTATGATCAGCCTGTTGCTGGATGAACCGTTCCCCGGAGAGGAAG cTCTCAGTGATGCTCAGGAAACTGCTCTGATTGAGATCATGCTCTGTGCTGTCAGACAGACTTGTGAGTGTCACCCACCCATCGGACGAGGCTCTGGCAGAAGG GTTCTGACAgctaaagaaaagaaaacccaGCTGGATGATCGAACAAAGATCACAGAAACATTTGCTGTGGCTTTGCCTCTGTTATTGGCTAAA tatTCAATGGAGCCAGAGAAGGTCACTAATTTGTTGCAGTTTCCTCAGTATTTTGATTTGGAGATCTATACAACTGGTCGGCTGGAGAAG CATCTGGATGCTCTGCTGCGTCAGGTCCGTGATGTGGTGGAGAAGCACACAGACACCGATGTATTAGAGGCATGTTCTGTGACATTCCATGCACTGTGCAATGAGGAATTCACCATCTATAACCGTGTAGATATTGTCCGCAGCCAGATGCTTGATGAACAGATTGACAAGTTCCACCGCTTGCTAGAAGATGTCCTGCAGGAG GGGGAGGAGCCTGATGAAGATGACGCCTATCAAGTTTTGTCAACGCTCAAAAGAATCACAGCCTTCCACAA TGCCCATGACCTTACTAAATGGGACCTTTTCACCAGCAACTATAGACTTTTGAACTCTGGCCTGCAAAACGGGGATATGCCTGAGCAG atcGTGGCTCATGCACTCCAGTGCACTCACTATGTCATACTCTGGCACTTGGCTAAAGTCTCAGAGGGCAATAAG GATGATATGGTGCTGTTGAGGAGGCAGGTGAGAGCCTTCTGTCTGATGTGTCAGAGGTACCTGAACAGCATCAGCACCACTGTCAAAGAACAG GCCTTCACCATTCTTTGCGATACGCTCCTAATCTTCAGTTATCAGATTGTGGCGTCGGGGCGGGAAGCTTTAGAGCCCCTGGTGTTTACTCCAGATGCATCTTTAGAGAGCGAACTACTCAACTTCATCCTCGATCACGTGTTTGTTGACCAGGACGAGGACAGCAGTACAG ACGATGAGGCCGGTAAGATTGAGGCGCTCCACAGACGCAGGAATTTACTGGCCGCCTTCTGTAAATTGATCATCTACAATGTGGTGGACATGAAGACAGGAGCAGATGTCTTTAAACAGTACATGAGA TACTATAATGATTATGGTGACATCATTAAGGAGACCATGAGTAAGGCTCGTCAGATCGACAAGATTCAGTGTGCCAAGACTCTGATCCTCAGCCTGCAGCAG cTGTTTAATGAGATGCTGAGTGATCTAGGCTGTAACTTTGATCGTTCCGCATCTGCATTCTGTGGGATTAAAGAACTGGCCCGACGCTTCTCGCTCACATTTGGACTCGATCAGCTCAAAACCAGAGAGGCCATTGCAATGCTCCACAA gGATGGAATagaatttgcatttaaagaacCCAGTCCACAGGGAGAAGGCGGCCCTCCTCTCAACCTTCCATTCCTTGACATCCTCAGTGAGTTTTCCTCCAAACTACTGAGGCAGGACAAGAAGACTGT GCACCTGTATCTAGAGCGGTTTATGACCTTTCAAATGGCCCTGCAGAGGGACGATTGCTGGTTGCCGCTCATCTCCTACCGGAACTCCCTGCAAGCGGGCGCTGATGATGATACAATGTCTGTCATCAGCGGCATGAGCAGCAGGAGCTCCGCCCGCAGTCGCAGGAGCAAACCACCTGCCGCCAACAAGAGAAAACTGCCCGAGG AGGAGAGTAGCTGCAGCAGCAGTGACGTGAGCGCGTGGGTCAACCGAGAGCTGAGTGGCCCACACACTCCTgtaatgatgtcatcaccccacatTGTCTCCACTGTCCTGCGGGACGCAAAGAAGCTCCGCCCAGAGCAGGGGTACATGGGAGTTTACAGCATGAGCAATGAAACGCAACACACACCCCTGCAGCAGCCGCACCAACAAATGGACTACaa TTCTCAGGTCGCGTGGATGATAGCccaaaaacagcagcaggatAGAGCAAGCCTGCAGTACAGCAAGATGAGAGGCCACATTCAGCACACCAT TCGCCGTGGCAGCGGACTGATGGAAGATGATGAGGAGCCAATTGTAGAGGATGTGATGATGTCATCAGAAGAACGACTGGATGACCTTAATGAGGGCATGGACTTCGACACCATGGACATTGATCTG CCTCCATCCAAAAACCGCAGGGAGAGATCAGAGCTGAAACCAGACTACTTCGACCCTGCCTCCATTATGGACGACTCG GTTCTTAATGTCTCCATGTTCTGA